From Acidobacteriota bacterium, one genomic window encodes:
- a CDS encoding pyruvate kinase yields the protein MNDSNSAQLARRDVRADVEEVLSELSAIRAEMVAGTPSLNRRLSEIHPNYRRSATNLLQYLALRRHDIRPLQLKLAALGLSSLGRAESHVLATVDAVINALSTLAGRPPSDAPATADSIDFDEGRRLLIEHTGQLLGHATPDRSVRIMVTMPTEAATDFLLVNKLLERGMNCMRINCAHDDSETWQRMIDHLRQAEESLGRSCAVVMDLAGPKLRTGPVEPGETVVKIRPGRSAFGQVVTPARVWLTAEALPNAAPSQADAILPLPAEWIEGLRTGDKLRLTDVRGAKRTLIVADPGTDGCWAEAFRTMYIVPGTAIECRRYKKAGIKSKARVGDFAPAEGVLTLHMGDEFIITRDEFPGRTATFDSVGRILTPSTIGCTIPDVFDDVRPGEPIWFDDGKIGGTIERVEDDRVIVRIVQARPSGEKLRGDKGINLPESRLRLSAMTAQDVKDLEFVAKNADVVELSFANSARDVALLQRYLKRAGGKNPAIVLKIETRRGFENLPDMLLTAMRSPCCGVMIARGDLAVECGFERLAEVQEEILWICEAAHVPVIWATQVLENLAKDGIPSRAEITDAAMGDRAECVMLNKGPHVLDAVEVLDHILRRMQSHQTKKRAMLRELRLAHVLKGR from the coding sequence GTGAATGACAGTAACTCTGCCCAGCTAGCCCGGCGGGATGTCCGTGCCGATGTCGAAGAAGTTCTTTCGGAACTCTCGGCGATTCGTGCCGAAATGGTCGCGGGGACACCCTCGCTTAATCGCCGCCTCAGCGAAATTCATCCCAATTATCGCCGAAGCGCAACGAATCTGCTTCAATACCTCGCCCTTCGTCGCCACGACATACGCCCTTTGCAGTTGAAACTTGCGGCCCTTGGCTTGTCGTCGCTCGGTCGGGCCGAATCGCACGTCCTCGCGACCGTCGATGCGGTCATCAACGCCCTCTCAACGCTCGCCGGACGGCCTCCGTCGGACGCGCCCGCGACTGCGGATTCGATCGATTTTGATGAAGGCCGCAGGCTCCTTATCGAACATACTGGACAACTTCTCGGACACGCGACGCCGGACCGATCCGTTCGGATAATGGTCACGATGCCAACCGAGGCGGCGACCGATTTCCTTCTGGTCAACAAACTGCTTGAGCGCGGAATGAACTGTATGAGGATCAACTGCGCGCACGACGATTCCGAAACCTGGCAGCGAATGATCGATCATCTCAGGCAAGCCGAAGAATCGCTGGGACGAAGCTGCGCGGTGGTGATGGATCTGGCGGGTCCGAAACTCCGGACCGGACCGGTTGAGCCAGGAGAGACGGTGGTCAAGATCCGGCCCGGCCGTTCCGCATTCGGACAGGTCGTGACGCCCGCGCGTGTTTGGCTGACGGCCGAAGCGTTGCCGAATGCCGCGCCTTCACAAGCCGATGCAATACTGCCGCTTCCGGCTGAATGGATCGAAGGACTCCGCACCGGGGACAAACTCAGATTGACCGATGTCCGCGGCGCGAAGCGAACGCTGATTGTCGCCGACCCCGGTACCGACGGTTGCTGGGCCGAAGCGTTCCGCACGATGTACATCGTGCCCGGAACCGCGATCGAGTGTCGTCGATACAAGAAAGCGGGAATCAAGTCAAAGGCAAGGGTCGGCGATTTCGCGCCCGCGGAGGGCGTGCTGACGCTTCATATGGGCGACGAGTTCATCATTACGCGCGACGAATTCCCGGGTCGGACGGCGACCTTTGACAGCGTCGGGCGGATCTTGACGCCGTCGACGATCGGATGCACGATTCCGGATGTTTTCGACGACGTTCGCCCCGGAGAACCGATCTGGTTCGACGACGGCAAGATCGGCGGAACCATCGAACGCGTCGAGGACGACCGCGTCATCGTTCGCATTGTGCAGGCGCGTCCAAGCGGAGAAAAGCTTCGTGGGGACAAAGGCATCAATCTGCCCGAGAGTCGCTTGCGCCTTTCGGCGATGACCGCGCAGGACGTCAAAGATCTGGAATTCGTGGCGAAGAATGCCGATGTTGTCGAACTCTCGTTCGCCAACAGTGCCCGCGACGTTGCGTTGCTGCAAAGGTATCTCAAGCGGGCCGGCGGCAAAAATCCGGCGATCGTCCTCAAGATCGAGACGCGCCGCGGTTTTGAAAATCTGCCGGATATGCTGCTCACCGCGATGCGTTCGCCGTGCTGCGGCGTGATGATCGCGCGCGGCGATCTCGCGGTCGAATGCGGATTTGAACGGCTCGCCGAAGTTCAGGAAGAGATCCTTTGGATTTGCGAGGCGGCGCATGTTCCGGTCATCTGGGCGACGCAGGTGCTCGAAAACCTCGCAAAGGACGGCATTCCGTCACGCGCGGAAATCACCGACGCGGCGATGGGCGACCGCGCGGAATGCGTGATGCTCAACAAGGGTCCGCACGTTCTCGATGCGGTCGAGGTTCTCGATCATATTCTGCGCCGGATGCAGTCACACCAAACGAAGAAGCGCGCAATGCTTCGCGAGTTGCGTCTGGCCCACGTTCTCAAGGGCCGATGA